One Streptomyces lincolnensis genomic region harbors:
- a CDS encoding Lrp/AsnC family transcriptional regulator, translating to MAIDHLDGRIIVLLAREPRIGVLEMSRRLGVARGTVQARLDRLQSNGVIRGFGPEVDPAALGYPVTAFATLQIRQGQGADVRAHLATVPEVLELHTTTGSGDMLCRLVARSNADLQRVIDLVVGFDGIVRASTAIVMENPVPLRIIPLVEQAGQQEAARERT from the coding sequence GTGGCGATCGACCATCTGGACGGACGGATCATCGTGCTGCTGGCGCGGGAGCCGCGGATCGGGGTGCTGGAGATGTCCCGGCGGCTGGGGGTGGCACGGGGGACCGTGCAGGCGCGGCTGGACCGGCTTCAGTCGAATGGCGTCATCCGCGGGTTCGGCCCCGAAGTGGATCCGGCGGCGCTCGGCTACCCGGTGACCGCCTTCGCGACGCTCCAGATCCGGCAGGGGCAAGGGGCCGACGTACGGGCGCACTTGGCGACCGTGCCGGAGGTGCTGGAGCTGCACACCACCACCGGCAGCGGGGACATGCTGTGCCGGCTCGTGGCGCGCTCCAACGCCGATCTCCAGCGTGTGATCGACCTGGTTGTCGGTTTCGATGGGATCGTCCGGGCCTCCACCGCGATCGTCATGGAGAACCCCGTTCCGCTGCGGATCATCCCGCTGGTGGAACAGGCCGGCCAGCAGGAGGCGGCCCGGGAGCGGACGTAA
- a CDS encoding FAD-binding oxidoreductase → MIMSRIEAPRDEETGNLVDRLLSGLPTEVVLTDPDVTASYANDMASFCPAGSPAVVVLPRTVEEVQHVMRTATDLRVPVVPQGARTGLSGGANASDGCIVLSLTKMDRILEINPVDRIAVVEPGVINATLSRAVNEKGLYYPPDPSSWEMCTIGGNIGTASGGLCCVKYGVTAEYVLGLDVVLADGRLMSTGRRTAKGVAGYDLTRLFVGSEGSLGIVVRAILGLRPQPPAQLVLAAEFASGAAACDAVCRIMEGGHVPSLLELMDRTTVKAVNDLAHMGLPETTEALLLAAFDTHDPAADLAALGALCEAAGATQVVPAEDLAESELLLQARRLSLTALEAVKGTTMIDDVCVPRSRLAELLEGTERIAEKYQLTIGVVAHAGDGNTHPTVCFDAADPDECRRARESFDEIMALGLELGGTITGEHGVGVLKKEWLAREIGPVGLEMQRAVKAAFDPLGILNPGKLF, encoded by the coding sequence GTGATCATGAGCCGTATCGAAGCGCCCCGCGACGAGGAGACCGGCAACCTCGTCGACCGTCTGCTGTCCGGACTCCCCACCGAGGTCGTGCTCACCGATCCGGACGTCACGGCCTCCTACGCCAACGACATGGCGAGCTTCTGCCCGGCCGGTTCCCCGGCGGTCGTCGTGCTCCCGCGCACGGTCGAAGAGGTCCAGCACGTCATGCGCACCGCCACGGACCTGCGCGTCCCGGTCGTCCCGCAGGGCGCCCGCACGGGCCTGTCGGGCGGCGCCAACGCCTCCGACGGCTGCATCGTGCTGTCCCTGACCAAGATGGACCGCATCCTGGAGATCAACCCCGTCGACCGCATCGCCGTGGTCGAGCCCGGTGTGATCAACGCGACCCTCTCCCGCGCGGTCAACGAAAAGGGCCTCTACTACCCGCCGGACCCGTCCAGCTGGGAGATGTGCACCATCGGCGGCAACATCGGCACCGCCTCCGGCGGCCTGTGCTGCGTGAAGTACGGCGTCACCGCCGAGTACGTCCTGGGCCTGGACGTCGTCCTCGCCGACGGTCGGCTGATGTCCACCGGCCGCCGTACCGCGAAGGGCGTCGCCGGGTACGACCTGACCCGGCTGTTCGTCGGCTCCGAGGGCTCGCTCGGCATCGTCGTACGGGCCATCCTGGGGCTCAGGCCGCAGCCGCCCGCGCAGCTGGTGCTGGCGGCCGAGTTCGCGTCCGGGGCCGCCGCCTGCGACGCCGTGTGCCGGATCATGGAGGGCGGCCATGTGCCGTCCCTCCTCGAACTGATGGACCGTACGACGGTCAAGGCCGTCAACGACCTGGCGCACATGGGCCTGCCGGAGACCACCGAGGCCCTGCTGCTGGCCGCCTTCGACACCCACGACCCGGCCGCCGACCTCGCCGCCCTCGGCGCCCTGTGCGAAGCGGCCGGCGCCACCCAGGTCGTCCCCGCCGAGGACCTCGCCGAGTCCGAACTGCTGCTCCAGGCGCGGCGGTTGTCGCTGACCGCGCTGGAGGCGGTCAAGGGCACGACGATGATCGACGACGTGTGCGTGCCGCGCTCCCGGCTCGCGGAACTGCTCGAAGGCACCGAGCGGATCGCCGAGAAGTACCAGCTCACCATCGGTGTCGTCGCCCACGCCGGAGACGGCAACACCCACCCGACGGTCTGCTTCGACGCGGCGGACCCCGACGAGTGCCGGCGGGCCCGCGAGTCCTTCGACGAGATCATGGCCCTCGGCCTGGAACTCGGCGGCACCATCACCGGCGAGCACGGCGTGGGCGTCCTGAAGAAGGAGTGGCTGGCCCGCGAGATCGGCCCCGTGGGCCTGGAGATGCAGCGGGCCGTCAAGGCGGCGTTCGACCCGCTGGGCATCCTCAACCCGGGCAAGCTCTTCTGA
- the nthA gene encoding nitrile hydratase subunit alpha: MSGDTTEGHSDAAISRKVRRLETLLEEKGVLTGTQLDEALDAFLAGASPASGARVTARAWVDADFKSRLLTDGTAAVRELGYMEGAEQRLRVVENTESTHNVIVCTLCSCYPLRLLGPSPSWYKSEAYRSRVVREPRAVLEEFGLRLPDTTDITVWDSSAETRYMVLPRRPEGTAGLTEEELAALVTRNALIGTAAL; encoded by the coding sequence ATGAGCGGTGACACCACCGAAGGCCACTCGGACGCGGCGATCTCCCGGAAGGTGCGGCGGCTGGAGACCCTCCTGGAGGAGAAGGGGGTGCTCACCGGCACCCAGCTGGACGAGGCGCTCGACGCGTTCCTCGCCGGGGCGTCCCCCGCGAGCGGGGCACGGGTGACGGCCCGTGCCTGGGTGGACGCCGACTTCAAGTCCCGTCTCCTGACGGACGGTACGGCGGCCGTGCGGGAGCTGGGCTACATGGAGGGTGCCGAACAGCGGCTGCGGGTCGTGGAGAACACGGAGTCGACGCACAACGTCATCGTCTGCACGCTCTGCTCCTGCTACCCCCTGCGCCTGCTGGGCCCGTCCCCGAGCTGGTACAAGTCCGAGGCCTACCGCTCCCGGGTGGTCCGCGAACCCCGGGCGGTACTGGAGGAGTTCGGCCTGCGGCTGCCCGACACCACGGACATCACGGTGTGGGACTCCAGCGCGGAGACCCGCTACATGGTCCTGCCGCGCCGGCCCGAGGGCACCGCGGGCCTGACCGAGGAGGAACTCGCCGCGCTGGTCACGCGCAACGCGCTGATCGGCACGGCGGCCCTGTGA
- a CDS encoding ArsR/SmtB family transcription factor has protein sequence MPPFEEPSPRVLDARSLRGLAHPLRMQLLVALRRGGPATASQLAEKLGESSGATSYHLRQLAAHGFIEDSPEHGKGRERWWRAADGGLVFDDTLLRDSDPSVRGAAAVFRFEVANIHTQEISTWLGNLHEFPEEWDGASDLSDFTGRLTPEMARELIQKMHDLIQSYRPLPEGTPGAQSVRIHTHLFPSDRL, from the coding sequence ATGCCGCCCTTCGAGGAACCGAGCCCCCGTGTACTCGACGCCCGTTCACTGCGCGGGCTCGCCCATCCCCTGCGGATGCAGTTGCTGGTCGCACTACGGCGCGGCGGGCCCGCCACCGCGTCCCAACTGGCCGAGAAACTGGGCGAGTCCAGCGGTGCCACCAGCTATCACCTGCGCCAGCTCGCCGCCCACGGCTTCATCGAGGACTCTCCGGAGCACGGCAAGGGGCGGGAGCGATGGTGGCGGGCGGCCGACGGAGGCCTGGTCTTCGACGACACGCTGCTGCGGGACTCGGATCCGAGCGTGCGGGGAGCCGCCGCCGTCTTCCGGTTCGAGGTGGCCAACATCCACACCCAGGAGATCTCCACCTGGCTCGGCAACCTGCACGAGTTCCCCGAGGAGTGGGACGGCGCGAGCGACCTGAGCGACTTCACCGGTCGGCTCACGCCGGAGATGGCCCGGGAGCTCATCCAGAAGATGCACGACCTGATCCAGAGCTACCGGCCGCTCCCCGAGGGCACCCCGGGCGCCCAGTCGGTCCGCATCCACACGCACCTCTTCCCCAGCGACCGGCTGTGA
- the hppD gene encoding 4-hydroxyphenylpyruvate dioxygenase, producing the protein MTQTTDHTPDTARQADPFPVKGMDAVVFAVGNAKQAAHYYSTAFGMRLVAYSGPENGSRETASYVLENGSARFVLTSVVKPATPWGHFLAQHVAEHGDGVVDLAIEVPDARAAYAYAVEHGARSVAEPYELKDEHGTVVLAAIATYGETRHTLVERTGYDGPYLPGYVTATPIVDPPAHRTFQAVDHCVGNVELGRMNEWVGFYNKVMGFTNMKEFVGDDIATEYSALMSKVVADGTLKVKFPINEPAIAKKKSQIDEYLEFYGGAGVQHIALNTNDIVATVRTMRAAGVDFLNTPDSYYDTLGEWVGDTRVPVETLRELKILADRDEDGYLLQIFTKPVQDRPTVFFEIIERHGSMGFGKGNFKALFEAIEREQAKRGNL; encoded by the coding sequence ATGACGCAGACCACAGACCACACTCCCGACACCGCCCGGCAGGCCGACCCCTTCCCGGTCAAGGGAATGGACGCGGTCGTCTTCGCCGTGGGCAACGCCAAGCAGGCGGCGCACTACTACTCCACCGCCTTCGGCATGCGGCTCGTGGCCTACTCCGGGCCCGAGAACGGCAGCCGCGAGACCGCTTCCTACGTGCTGGAGAACGGCTCCGCCCGCTTCGTCCTCACCTCCGTCGTCAAGCCCGCCACCCCCTGGGGCCACTTCCTCGCCCAGCACGTGGCCGAGCACGGCGACGGCGTGGTCGACCTCGCCATCGAGGTCCCGGACGCGCGCGCCGCGTACGCCTACGCGGTCGAGCACGGCGCCCGCTCCGTCGCCGAGCCCTACGAACTCAAGGACGAGCACGGCACGGTCGTCCTCGCCGCGATCGCCACCTACGGCGAGACCCGCCACACTCTGGTCGAGCGCACCGGCTACGACGGCCCCTACCTGCCCGGATACGTGACGGCCACGCCGATCGTCGACCCCCCCGCCCACCGCACCTTCCAGGCCGTCGACCACTGCGTCGGCAACGTCGAGCTCGGCCGGATGAACGAGTGGGTCGGCTTCTACAACAAGGTCATGGGCTTCACGAACATGAAGGAGTTCGTGGGCGACGACATCGCCACCGAGTACAGCGCCCTGATGTCGAAGGTCGTCGCCGACGGCACCCTCAAGGTGAAGTTCCCGATCAACGAGCCCGCGATCGCCAAGAAGAAGTCCCAGATCGACGAGTACCTGGAGTTCTACGGCGGCGCCGGCGTCCAGCACATCGCGCTCAACACCAACGACATCGTCGCGACGGTCCGCACGATGCGCGCGGCCGGGGTCGACTTCCTCAACACCCCGGACTCCTACTACGACACCCTCGGCGAGTGGGTCGGCGACACCCGCGTCCCCGTCGAGACCCTGCGCGAGCTGAAGATCCTCGCCGACCGCGACGAGGACGGCTACCTGCTCCAGATCTTCACCAAGCCGGTCCAGGACCGTCCGACCGTCTTCTTCGAGATCATCGAACGCCACGGCTCGATGGGCTTCGGCAAGGGCAACTTCAAGGCCCTGTTCGAGGCGATCGAGCGGGAGCAGGCCAAGCGCGGCAACCTGTAG
- a CDS encoding SH3-like domain-containing protein, protein MTDPAAAPTTADRFAPGARVRTFRHDPPHHTRLPRYARGKRGTVVEPEGPAALADVNARGRGDAPVEQIYAVRFAARDLWGEGDHHVVLDLWESYLEEDKGDATDER, encoded by the coding sequence ATGACCGACCCGGCAGCCGCCCCGACGACCGCCGACCGCTTCGCCCCCGGCGCCCGCGTCCGCACCTTCCGCCACGACCCGCCGCACCACACCCGCCTGCCGAGATACGCGCGCGGCAAGCGGGGAACCGTGGTCGAACCGGAGGGCCCGGCCGCGCTGGCCGACGTCAACGCGCGGGGCCGCGGGGACGCGCCGGTCGAGCAGATCTACGCCGTCCGCTTCGCCGCGCGGGACCTGTGGGGCGAGGGCGACCATCACGTCGTACTGGATCTGTGGGAAAGCTACCTGGAGGAGGACAAGGGAGATGCGACCGATGAGCGGTGA
- a CDS encoding tetratricopeptide repeat protein: MENQDEAPRPARTSRGARVLVASVAGGAVLGGVLTLLPWERAAPRAPAPAPGARAHAAVAAGVPASLPDLATLIGEREARLRARPKDAVSWAVLGSAYVERGRRTADARYYPRAERALRMSLKVRARGNAQALGGLAALANARRDFRAARGWAEAARTAEPGRWTTYPLLIDAYRGLGDHEAARASLDRLRELRSGPAVMVWAAAVYRDQGWREDAAAQLADAVAGARTPAERAAYLERAGQLAWERGDREDALGHFRRALRIDPDQRAAQAGQGRALAALGRTTEALNAYRAALAGQPSPQYALELGELYESLGLGRAARAQYDLLRARVRGAAAGGADEELVLGRFEADHGDPAAAVRRLRAQWARQPGVEVADALGWALHRAGDDEEALRFAGIATDATKGGGVRSAPYAYHRGMIERELTRYGPARRHLQEALRINPYFSPVHARTVREALTELGEPSVAEVPDFTGPPCRSARCA; the protein is encoded by the coding sequence ATGGAGAACCAGGACGAAGCTCCCCGGCCGGCCCGGACATCTAGGGGCGCGCGGGTGCTGGTCGCCTCGGTCGCCGGGGGTGCCGTGCTCGGCGGGGTGCTGACGCTGCTGCCCTGGGAGCGGGCGGCGCCACGGGCGCCCGCACCGGCGCCGGGGGCCCGGGCGCACGCGGCGGTGGCCGCCGGGGTGCCTGCCTCGCTGCCCGATCTGGCGACGCTGATCGGTGAGCGGGAGGCCCGTCTGCGGGCGCGTCCCAAGGACGCGGTGTCGTGGGCGGTACTGGGGTCGGCGTATGTGGAGCGGGGGCGGCGGACCGCGGACGCCAGGTATTACCCGCGGGCCGAGAGGGCGCTGCGTATGTCGCTGAAGGTGCGCGCGCGGGGCAACGCGCAGGCCCTCGGCGGTCTGGCGGCGCTGGCGAACGCGCGCCGGGACTTCCGGGCGGCGCGGGGCTGGGCGGAGGCGGCGCGGACGGCGGAACCGGGGCGCTGGACGACGTATCCGCTGCTGATCGACGCCTACCGCGGGCTCGGCGACCACGAGGCGGCCCGCGCGTCCCTGGACCGGCTGAGGGAGCTGCGGTCCGGGCCGGCGGTGATGGTGTGGGCGGCTGCCGTCTACCGGGACCAGGGGTGGCGGGAGGACGCGGCGGCGCAGCTCGCCGACGCGGTGGCCGGGGCCCGGACGCCGGCGGAGCGCGCGGCGTATCTGGAGCGGGCCGGGCAGCTGGCCTGGGAGCGCGGCGACCGGGAGGACGCCCTCGGGCACTTCCGGCGCGCGCTGCGGATTGACCCCGACCAGCGGGCCGCGCAGGCCGGCCAGGGGCGTGCGCTGGCCGCGCTGGGCCGGACCACCGAGGCGCTGAACGCCTACCGGGCGGCGCTCGCCGGGCAGCCCAGCCCCCAGTACGCGCTGGAGCTGGGCGAGTTGTACGAGTCGCTGGGGCTCGGGCGGGCGGCACGCGCGCAGTACGACCTGCTGCGGGCCCGGGTGCGCGGTGCCGCCGCGGGCGGGGCCGACGAGGAGCTGGTGCTCGGCCGGTTCGAGGCCGACCACGGTGACCCGGCGGCCGCGGTACGGCGGTTGCGGGCCCAGTGGGCGCGGCAGCCGGGCGTCGAGGTGGCCGACGCGCTGGGGTGGGCGCTGCACCGGGCCGGGGACGACGAGGAGGCGCTGCGGTTCGCCGGGATCGCGACGGACGCCACGAAGGGCGGCGGGGTGCGCAGCGCGCCCTACGCGTACCACCGGGGCATGATCGAACGGGAGTTGACGCGGTACGGGCCGGCCCGGCGGCACCTTCAGGAGGCCCTGCGGATCAACCCGTACTTCTCGCCGGTCCACGCGCGGACGGTCCGGGAGGCGCTCACGGAGCTGGGCGAGCCGTCGGTGGCGGAGGTGCCGGACTTCACAGGGCCGCCGTGCCGATCAGCGCGTTGCGCGTGA
- a CDS encoding SH3-like domain-containing protein codes for MARINDVGGTQGFGAVDTTDDTEPFHADWEARVFGIWNALRAQGVFNLDEFRDTIESMPPTEYLATSYYERWYLAVVALLERKGVIAPGELDEPGGAR; via the coding sequence ATGGCCAGGATCAACGACGTGGGCGGCACCCAGGGCTTCGGCGCCGTCGACACCACGGACGACACCGAGCCCTTCCACGCCGACTGGGAGGCACGGGTCTTCGGTATCTGGAACGCCCTGCGCGCCCAGGGGGTCTTCAACCTGGACGAGTTCCGGGACACCATCGAGTCGATGCCGCCGACGGAGTACCTGGCGACCTCGTACTACGAGCGCTGGTACCTGGCCGTCGTCGCCCTCCTGGAACGCAAGGGCGTGATCGCGCCGGGCGAACTGGACGAGCCGGGCGGGGCACGATGA
- a CDS encoding betaine/proline/choline family ABC transporter ATP-binding protein (Members of the family are the ATP-binding subunit of ABC transporters for substrates such as betaine, L-proline or other amino acids, choline, carnitine, etc. The substrate specificity is best determined from the substrate-binding subunit, rather than this subunit, as it interacts with the permease subunit and not with substrate directly.), producing MPDASTSGASIELENLTKRYPGNPSPAVDNVSMEIKAGELVVFVGPSGCGKSTTLKMINRLIEPSGGRIRINGEDVTNIDPVKLRRKVGYAIQSAGLFPHMTVTQNISLVPKMIGWPKERIRNRVEELLDLVGLDPGEFHGRYPRQLSGGQQQRVGVARALAADPPVLLMDEPFGAVDPITRDHLQDELIRLQHELHKTIVFVTHDFDEAIKLGDRIAVLRERSHIAQFDTPEAILTNPADDFVSGFVGAGAALKRLNLTRVRDVEITGYPTVTVDDPLQEIFNKLRSSGTNEILLLDKRGRPYKWLRRGDLMRAKGSLARAGTLVSDTVTRDATVRDALEAVLTDSSGRVAVTGRRGEYTGVVDVETLMNSVHDLLEADRLEAMAHRHDLEELRSAQTHAEQEGLGGVTKA from the coding sequence GTGCCTGACGCATCGACATCCGGGGCCTCGATCGAGCTGGAGAACCTCACCAAGCGGTATCCGGGCAATCCCAGCCCGGCCGTCGACAACGTCAGCATGGAGATCAAGGCGGGCGAGCTCGTCGTCTTCGTCGGCCCGTCCGGATGCGGCAAGTCCACGACACTCAAGATGATCAACAGGTTGATCGAGCCGTCGGGCGGTCGCATCCGGATCAACGGCGAGGACGTCACGAACATCGATCCGGTCAAGCTGCGCCGCAAGGTGGGCTACGCGATCCAGTCGGCCGGTCTCTTCCCGCACATGACGGTCACGCAGAACATCTCCCTCGTACCGAAGATGATCGGCTGGCCGAAGGAACGCATCAGGAACCGGGTGGAGGAGCTGCTCGACCTCGTCGGGCTCGACCCCGGCGAGTTCCACGGCCGCTATCCGCGCCAGCTGTCCGGCGGCCAGCAGCAGCGGGTGGGGGTGGCGCGGGCGCTCGCGGCCGATCCGCCGGTGCTGCTGATGGACGAGCCGTTCGGCGCGGTCGACCCGATCACCCGCGACCACCTCCAGGACGAGCTGATCCGGCTCCAGCACGAGCTGCACAAGACGATCGTCTTCGTCACCCACGACTTCGACGAGGCGATCAAGCTCGGCGACCGGATCGCCGTCCTGCGCGAGCGCTCGCACATCGCCCAGTTCGACACCCCGGAGGCCATCCTCACCAACCCGGCGGACGACTTCGTCTCCGGCTTCGTCGGGGCGGGGGCGGCACTGAAGCGGCTGAACCTCACCCGCGTACGGGACGTGGAGATCACCGGCTATCCGACGGTGACCGTGGACGACCCCCTCCAGGAGATCTTCAACAAGCTCCGTTCCAGCGGTACGAACGAGATCCTGCTGCTCGACAAGCGCGGCCGCCCCTACAAGTGGCTCAGGCGCGGCGACCTGATGCGCGCCAAGGGCTCCCTGGCCCGCGCCGGGACGCTGGTCAGCGACACGGTGACCCGGGACGCGACCGTACGGGACGCCCTGGAGGCGGTGCTCACGGACAGCTCGGGGCGGGTGGCGGTCACCGGGCGGCGCGGCGAGTACACGGGTGTGGTCGACGTGGAGACGCTGATGAACTCCGTCCACGACCTCCTGGAGGCCGACCGGCTGGAGGCCATGGCGCACCGGCACGACCTGGAGGAGCTGCGGTCCGCGCAGACCCACGCGGAGCAGGAGGGCCTCGGAGGGGTGACGAAGGCGTGA
- a CDS encoding ABC transporter permease — MNFWEYLAGRHQQLLTDAYQHASAVFQCMVAATLIGVLIGVATYRSDWAGNLATTATSTLLTIPSLAMIGLLIPVVGLGVPPTVIALILYGLLPIVRNAIVGLRGVDPSLVDAAKGIGMSRPMRLVRVELPLAWPPILTGIRVSTQMLMGIAAIAAYASGPGLGNEIFRGIGSLGSKNALNQVLAGTLGIIVLALLFDAAYVLIGRLTIPRGIRA; from the coding sequence GTGAACTTCTGGGAGTATCTGGCGGGCCGCCACCAGCAGCTGCTCACGGACGCCTACCAGCACGCCAGCGCCGTCTTCCAGTGCATGGTCGCGGCCACGCTGATCGGTGTGCTGATCGGCGTCGCCACCTACCGCAGCGACTGGGCCGGCAACCTCGCGACCACCGCCACCTCGACCCTTCTGACCATTCCGTCGCTGGCCATGATCGGCCTGCTCATCCCGGTCGTCGGCCTCGGGGTGCCGCCCACGGTGATCGCGCTGATCCTGTACGGGCTGCTGCCGATCGTGCGCAACGCGATCGTCGGGCTGCGCGGGGTCGACCCCTCTCTGGTGGACGCGGCGAAGGGCATCGGGATGTCCCGGCCGATGCGGCTGGTGCGGGTCGAGCTGCCGCTCGCCTGGCCGCCGATCCTCACCGGGATCCGGGTCTCCACGCAGATGCTGATGGGCATCGCGGCGATCGCCGCCTACGCCTCCGGACCCGGCCTCGGCAACGAGATCTTCCGCGGGATCGGCTCCCTGGGCAGCAAGAACGCGCTCAACCAGGTCCTCGCGGGCACGCTCGGGATCATCGTCCTGGCCCTGCTGTTCGACGCCGCGTACGTCCTGATCGGACGGCTGACCATTCCCAGGGGGATCCGTGCCTGA
- a CDS encoding glycine betaine ABC transporter substrate-binding protein has translation MKRFRLALAGVLAGALVLASGCGLTSGSPMVDDVRPGSIGKGEPLKGADLTVTSKEFTEQLILGAIMGIAFEAAGADVLDRTGIQGSIGAREAVKSGDADGMYEYTGTAWITYQGNSEPIADPQQQWLAVRDADLKNGLTWLPKAALNNTYALAMNQANFRKYGTRTLSDVAALAEKDPGAVTLCVESEFANRADGLPGMQKAYGMDLPASRITQMDTGIIYTQAAKGSCVYGEVFTTDGRITSMSLAVMADDRKFFPNYNVAPEINSESLKKWPAIAEVLNPVTAKLTNAVARELNAKVDVGGEDPHQVALEWMTGEGFVREG, from the coding sequence GTGAAGCGGTTCCGCCTGGCGCTCGCCGGTGTCCTCGCCGGTGCCCTGGTACTGGCCTCGGGCTGCGGTCTGACCAGCGGCTCCCCGATGGTCGACGACGTCCGGCCCGGCTCGATCGGCAAGGGCGAGCCGCTCAAGGGCGCGGATCTGACGGTGACGTCGAAGGAGTTCACCGAGCAGCTCATCCTCGGCGCGATCATGGGCATCGCCTTCGAGGCGGCCGGCGCGGACGTGCTCGACCGCACCGGCATCCAGGGCTCGATCGGCGCCCGCGAGGCCGTCAAGTCCGGTGACGCCGACGGGATGTACGAGTACACGGGCACCGCCTGGATCACCTACCAGGGCAACAGCGAACCCATCGCCGACCCGCAACAGCAGTGGCTGGCCGTCCGGGACGCCGACCTGAAGAACGGCCTGACCTGGCTGCCGAAGGCCGCCCTCAACAACACCTACGCCCTGGCCATGAACCAGGCCAACTTCAGGAAGTACGGCACGAGGACGCTCTCGGACGTGGCCGCGCTGGCCGAAAAGGACCCCGGCGCGGTGACGCTGTGCGTCGAGAGCGAGTTCGCCAACCGGGCGGACGGGCTGCCGGGCATGCAGAAGGCGTACGGCATGGACCTCCCCGCCTCCCGGATCACCCAGATGGACACCGGGATCATCTACACCCAGGCCGCGAAGGGCAGTTGCGTGTACGGGGAGGTCTTCACCACCGACGGGCGCATCACGTCCATGAGCCTGGCCGTGATGGCGGACGACCGGAAGTTCTTCCCCAACTACAACGTGGCCCCCGAGATCAACAGCGAGAGCCTGAAGAAGTGGCCGGCCATCGCGGAGGTACTGAACCCGGTCACCGCGAAGCTGACGAACGCGGTGGCGCGGGAGCTGAACGCGAAGGTGGATGTGGGCGGGGAGGATCCTCATCAGGTGGCGCTGGAGTGGATGACGGGGGAGGGGTTCGTCCGGGAGGGGTGA
- a CDS encoding S16 family serine protease → MLSRLTRPRAVAVCAVPVVALIAAAAFAPLPFSLTQPGLTANVLGENKGAPVITISGAPTRETTGQLRMTTIEATNPDTRVSLGDVVDSWFRTDQAVMPRDAVYPSGQSVKEIERHNAEEMRQSQGDATEAALNYLKLDDQKVRVTLKLADVGGPSAGLLFTLGIIDKLDGDGNGRDLTGGRVIAGTGTIDAAGTVGAVGGVALKTQAAKRDGATVFLVPKAECSDAEAELPKGLRLIPVTTLKGAVSALTALESGKGSVPSC, encoded by the coding sequence GTGCTCTCTCGTCTCACGCGCCCCCGGGCCGTCGCCGTCTGTGCTGTGCCCGTCGTCGCTCTGATCGCGGCGGCGGCCTTCGCGCCGTTGCCGTTCTCGCTGACGCAGCCGGGGCTCACGGCGAACGTGCTCGGGGAGAACAAGGGCGCCCCGGTGATCACGATCTCGGGCGCGCCGACACGTGAGACGACCGGCCAGCTGAGGATGACGACGATCGAGGCGACCAACCCGGACACCCGCGTCTCCCTCGGCGACGTCGTCGACAGCTGGTTCCGCACGGACCAGGCGGTCATGCCGCGCGACGCGGTCTACCCGAGCGGGCAGAGCGTCAAGGAGATCGAGCGGCACAACGCCGAGGAGATGCGGCAGTCCCAGGGCGACGCGACCGAGGCCGCGCTGAACTACCTGAAACTCGACGACCAGAAGGTCAGGGTCACCCTGAAGCTCGCCGACGTCGGCGGCCCCAGCGCGGGGCTCCTGTTCACCCTCGGCATCATCGACAAGCTCGACGGCGACGGCAACGGCCGCGACCTCACCGGCGGCCGCGTCATCGCCGGCACGGGCACCATCGACGCCGCCGGCACGGTCGGCGCGGTCGGGGGCGTGGCCCTGAAGACACAGGCCGCCAAACGGGACGGGGCGACCGTCTTCCTCGTCCCCAAGGCCGAGTGCTCCGACGCCGAGGCCGAACTCCCCAAGGGGCTGCGGCTGATTCCGGTGACCACCCTGAAGGGCGCGGTGAGCGCGCTGACCGCTTTGGAGAGCGGGAAGGGGTCTGTGCCGAGCTGTTAG